One genomic segment of Catalinimonas alkaloidigena includes these proteins:
- a CDS encoding NAD(P)/FAD-dependent oxidoreductase, whose protein sequence is MSKKIIVCGGGASGFFTAINIASKHPDYQLILLEKTNKVLSKVKISGGGRCNVTNARSKPSDLVKFYPRGQKKLHSIFKSFSTSDMVEWLDKSGVKTHTEADLRMFPVSNSSQTIIDCFMEAAHETGVEIRKNCGLTGFSQTKKGWKVETQQGETLEADALVIATGSAPSVWKILGKMGLAVEKAVPSLFTFNIKDSRLQGLSGMSFGDVSIRISGTKLEEQGPLLITHWGLSGPAVLKLSAWGARWMEEQKYRFNVQLNFLPTSNFEQFREELLSFKATHPGRKVKNFQKEEIPKRYWECILSFLDINPDLTFGELPNKMINKLTVEIMQAGFEVRGKSTFKEEFVTCGGVALAEVDLKTMEAKRFPGLYFSGEVLDIDALTGGFNFQSCWSTAWLISEMI, encoded by the coding sequence TTGAGTAAAAAAATTATTGTGTGCGGTGGGGGGGCTTCCGGCTTCTTTACAGCGATTAATATTGCCAGTAAACACCCTGATTATCAGCTTATATTGCTGGAAAAGACCAATAAGGTGCTGAGCAAGGTCAAGATTTCGGGAGGAGGACGCTGTAATGTGACCAACGCAAGGTCCAAGCCTTCCGATCTTGTGAAGTTTTATCCCCGTGGACAAAAGAAGTTACATTCCATCTTTAAATCATTTTCTACCAGTGATATGGTGGAGTGGCTGGATAAATCCGGCGTAAAAACACATACTGAAGCGGACCTGCGGATGTTTCCCGTCAGTAACTCTTCCCAGACTATTATAGATTGCTTTATGGAGGCAGCCCATGAAACGGGGGTGGAGATCAGAAAAAACTGTGGGCTAACAGGCTTCTCGCAGACTAAGAAGGGATGGAAAGTAGAAACTCAGCAGGGCGAAACATTAGAAGCCGATGCACTGGTCATTGCGACCGGCTCCGCTCCTTCGGTTTGGAAGATACTGGGGAAGATGGGACTTGCGGTAGAGAAAGCAGTGCCCTCACTCTTTACTTTTAATATCAAAGATTCCCGGCTGCAGGGCTTGTCCGGGATGAGCTTCGGTGATGTGAGCATACGAATTAGCGGAACCAAATTAGAAGAACAGGGCCCCTTACTGATTACCCACTGGGGGTTGAGCGGACCGGCTGTACTCAAGCTCTCAGCCTGGGGAGCCAGGTGGATGGAGGAACAAAAGTACCGGTTTAATGTTCAGCTTAATTTTCTCCCTACATCCAACTTTGAGCAGTTTCGTGAAGAACTGCTCAGTTTTAAAGCCACTCATCCCGGTCGCAAAGTTAAGAACTTTCAAAAAGAAGAAATTCCTAAGCGTTATTGGGAGTGCATATTAAGTTTTCTGGACATTAATCCTGATCTTACTTTTGGAGAACTGCCCAACAAAATGATCAACAAGCTGACCGTGGAGATAATGCAGGCTGGCTTTGAGGTTAGAGGGAAAAGCACATTTAAAGAAGAGTTTGTCACCTGTGGGGGAGTGGCACTCGCTGAAGTAGACTTGAAAACCATGGAAGCCAAACGCTTCCCCGGGCTCTACTTTAGTGGTGAAGTGCTGGATATAGACGCCCTTACGGGTGGGTTTAACTTTCAGTCCTGCTGGTCTACTGCCTGGCTGATTTCTGAAATGATTTAG
- a CDS encoding PAS domain S-box protein, which produces MRYVLIIIFSLWSTLAYPQSYSFSQYEVEDGLIQSSVNCFLQDHYGNLWVGTSGGLSSFDGKEFVNYGLQDGLAGTEVYDLYQYGDSLLIGNNQGLAVFDGATFHNFEITDSSGQVLKVNLIFKDQQGQLNLILSEQRLAVFYGNNVQYKGKLTDEHISAVAIDAQGLPWLTTYQGNLFTLEDGQLIHRASSPHQDFHFADLIFDDQQRLWVAGVYYGFLTYDSASAQLQKFPLDLPDIGRTFKMSLDREGMMWVGTSGGTYCFDPESAEIDHKSFAFEGSIVRDIYQDDEGNLWFGSFGDGFYKFKGRLFTKLRHEEGLRGKTFMAVMKDSRNRYWFGSYGGGVDFLHERDVDNFNVENGLSSNFVSSLGEDSLGGIWIGTFNGLNYYDGKTIAYFGEKEGLPSAAVYAIFRDSDQRMWFGTKSGVVYLKNGAFHPLMDDQGKAFDEPVMIMQAWKDDAYLFASGKNIYQLRGERVSLFLSSETFDQGHIIALAQDQKGQLWIATVNGQLFRYQPETQEVLHLNKLYDIPGSLIYSMIFADDGSLLLGTQRGINRLFFYEDGSLAKLQHYGKNEGFLGVEANANAILKEDDGSVWFGTVNGMYRYNLQEEQESFEQIRPHLTGLRLFYENTNWKRFTDSVSNWYSIPNQLSLSYKHNHLMFTFKAVSLDKPEQVMYSFILEGYEEDWSPATERSEAVYPNLPPGEYTFKVKARSPGGVWSEEPVTYAFIINPPYWQTWWFYLICLLLSILLIRLYIFLNLRREREQRVQLELEVKGRTREIQALNSSLEKRVKERTAELELTNKKFEVEFELRKLDQEKLAQREREYRQLVNNLREIIFKTDTRGRLTFLNDRWQEYMGYQSAESVGRQFTKYLYGPELEKERYIQVFESIIAKELPYFEAELRMTRKDGDKFWAKVSVRIEYDEDGEIIGTNGSLVDIDQRKKAEFALKASEDRYKFLIENTQDIITLQSLNLIYFYASPRIFEVAGHEPEDIIGKSSMDYLHPDDVEGYLKLKEEVVRLKHSKGMVVRFLDGSGEYRWYETFLKPIFDENGELRNFISSSRDVTEKVELSKEIEKVRKKVAQDFHDEMGNNLASISVLSQIIQNKLGQQSNGVETLLNKIDVASKNLFSGTRDFIWAIDPKNDNLKEVYFNLKDFAEELFDNTGINFYASFDQEDEDIRLKLPSGWSRQLVLIFKEAFTNALKYSNGSCVSMCFYVDNESFCIQVKDNGQGFSFKNENNFRGIKNMRDRASKIKARFDIQSIAKDGTSVVLKKKITQFGLVNLEAK; this is translated from the coding sequence ATGAGATATGTGTTGATTATCATATTTTCCCTGTGGAGTACACTTGCTTATCCCCAAAGCTATAGCTTCTCTCAGTATGAAGTTGAGGACGGCTTGATTCAATCATCTGTTAACTGCTTTTTGCAGGATCATTACGGAAATCTATGGGTGGGAACTTCCGGCGGACTGAGTAGTTTTGATGGCAAAGAATTTGTTAACTATGGTTTACAGGATGGCCTTGCCGGGACTGAAGTCTATGACTTGTATCAGTATGGCGACTCACTGCTCATTGGCAATAACCAGGGGCTTGCTGTGTTTGATGGTGCTACATTTCATAATTTTGAAATTACTGACAGTAGTGGACAGGTACTGAAAGTAAACCTCATCTTTAAGGATCAGCAAGGTCAGTTGAACCTGATCCTGTCAGAACAACGCTTGGCTGTATTTTACGGTAATAATGTTCAATATAAAGGTAAGCTTACCGATGAGCATATTTCTGCCGTAGCCATCGACGCTCAGGGACTTCCCTGGCTGACTACCTATCAGGGCAATTTATTCACGCTTGAGGATGGACAGCTTATACATAGAGCTTCCAGCCCTCATCAGGACTTTCATTTTGCAGACCTAATCTTTGACGATCAACAGCGACTATGGGTAGCTGGTGTGTACTATGGCTTTCTCACATATGATTCAGCCAGCGCGCAGCTTCAAAAGTTTCCGCTGGATTTACCAGACATCGGGCGAACCTTCAAAATGTCTCTGGACCGAGAAGGAATGATGTGGGTAGGCACCTCCGGCGGCACCTATTGCTTTGATCCGGAAAGTGCTGAAATTGATCATAAGAGTTTTGCTTTTGAGGGTTCAATCGTTAGAGATATTTACCAGGATGATGAAGGAAATCTTTGGTTTGGTTCTTTTGGTGATGGTTTTTACAAATTTAAAGGCAGGCTGTTTACCAAGTTGAGGCACGAAGAAGGGTTAAGGGGAAAAACCTTTATGGCTGTCATGAAAGACAGCAGAAATAGATACTGGTTTGGTTCCTATGGTGGAGGAGTAGACTTCTTACATGAACGAGATGTTGACAATTTTAACGTAGAAAATGGGCTGAGCAGTAATTTTGTCTCCAGCCTGGGAGAAGATAGTCTGGGCGGCATCTGGATTGGTACCTTCAACGGGCTGAATTACTATGACGGAAAAACTATTGCGTACTTTGGTGAGAAAGAAGGGCTGCCCTCAGCGGCAGTCTATGCTATTTTCAGGGACAGCGACCAACGCATGTGGTTTGGCACCAAGAGCGGAGTCGTTTATTTGAAAAATGGAGCATTTCATCCTTTGATGGACGATCAGGGTAAAGCTTTTGATGAGCCTGTTATGATCATGCAGGCCTGGAAAGATGATGCCTACCTCTTTGCTTCCGGCAAAAACATTTATCAGCTTAGAGGAGAGCGTGTTTCCCTGTTTTTATCTTCTGAGACCTTTGATCAGGGGCATATCATCGCCCTTGCGCAGGACCAAAAAGGGCAGTTATGGATAGCCACAGTGAATGGTCAGTTATTTCGTTATCAGCCGGAAACACAAGAAGTACTTCACTTGAACAAGCTCTACGATATCCCCGGTAGCCTGATCTATTCTATGATTTTTGCTGATGATGGAAGTTTACTGCTGGGCACACAGAGAGGGATCAACCGCCTGTTTTTTTATGAGGATGGTAGCCTCGCCAAGCTACAACACTATGGAAAAAATGAGGGCTTTCTGGGGGTGGAAGCCAATGCCAATGCCATCCTCAAAGAGGATGATGGAAGCGTCTGGTTTGGTACTGTCAACGGTATGTACCGCTATAACCTTCAGGAAGAGCAGGAGAGTTTTGAGCAGATCAGACCGCATTTGACGGGGCTTCGACTGTTCTATGAAAATACCAACTGGAAACGCTTTACCGATTCCGTGAGTAATTGGTATAGCATACCTAATCAACTGAGTCTGTCCTATAAACACAATCACCTCATGTTTACCTTTAAGGCAGTAAGCCTTGACAAACCGGAACAGGTGATGTATAGCTTTATACTGGAAGGCTACGAAGAAGACTGGTCTCCGGCAACCGAGCGCTCAGAAGCAGTGTACCCCAACTTACCTCCCGGGGAGTATACTTTTAAGGTAAAGGCAAGAAGTCCGGGAGGAGTCTGGTCAGAGGAGCCGGTAACTTATGCTTTTATAATCAATCCACCGTACTGGCAGACCTGGTGGTTTTATCTGATTTGTCTCTTGCTCTCCATTCTCCTGATTCGTCTGTATATCTTCTTAAATTTAAGACGTGAACGTGAACAGAGAGTACAATTGGAACTGGAAGTAAAAGGGCGAACACGTGAGATACAGGCACTGAATAGCTCATTGGAGAAAAGGGTAAAAGAAAGAACTGCCGAACTGGAGCTTACCAACAAAAAGTTTGAGGTAGAGTTTGAACTACGCAAACTTGACCAGGAGAAACTGGCTCAGCGGGAAAGAGAATATCGTCAGCTGGTGAATAACCTGCGGGAAATTATTTTCAAGACTGACACCCGAGGAAGGCTTACCTTCCTAAATGACCGCTGGCAGGAATACATGGGTTACCAGTCTGCTGAGTCTGTGGGCAGGCAGTTCACAAAATATCTATATGGGCCTGAGTTAGAAAAAGAACGTTATATTCAGGTCTTTGAGTCCATCATCGCCAAGGAGCTGCCCTACTTTGAGGCTGAGCTTCGCATGACGCGTAAAGATGGTGATAAGTTCTGGGCAAAGGTGTCAGTCAGAATTGAGTATGACGAAGATGGAGAGATCATCGGAACCAATGGTAGTTTGGTAGATATAGACCAACGCAAAAAAGCAGAGTTTGCCCTTAAGGCCAGTGAAGACCGCTATAAGTTCCTGATTGAAAATACCCAGGATATCATTACCCTGCAGTCGCTGAACCTGATCTATTTTTATGCCTCGCCTCGTATTTTTGAAGTGGCCGGCCACGAGCCGGAAGATATTATTGGCAAGTCCAGTATGGACTATCTGCATCCTGATGATGTAGAGGGCTACCTTAAGCTGAAAGAAGAGGTGGTCCGGCTAAAACACAGCAAAGGAATGGTAGTCCGCTTCCTGGATGGAAGTGGTGAATACCGTTGGTATGAAACCTTCCTGAAACCAATTTTTGACGAAAATGGAGAGCTGCGCAATTTCATTTCTTCCAGCCGTGATGTAACTGAAAAGGTGGAGCTCTCCAAAGAGATTGAAAAGGTTCGTAAAAAAGTAGCGCAGGATTTCCATGATGAGATGGGGAACAACCTGGCCAGTATCTCAGTACTCTCTCAGATTATCCAGAATAAGCTGGGGCAACAGAGCAATGGCGTAGAAACTTTGCTTAACAAAATTGATGTAGCATCTAAAAATCTTTTCAGTGGTACTCGGGATTTTATCTGGGCAATTGATCCTAAAAATGATAACTTAAAGGAAGTGTATTTTAACCTGAAAGATTTTGCAGAGGAGCTATTTGACAATACCGGTATTAACTTCTATGCCAGCTTTGACCAGGAAGATGAAGACATACGTTTAAAATTACCTTCTGGCTGGAGCCGTCAGCTGGTACTGATTTTTAAGGAAGCCTTTACCAATGCACTCAAGTATTCCAACGGAAGCTGTGTGAGCATGTGTTTTTATGTAGATAATGAATCATTTTGCATACAGGTCAAAGACAATGGTCAGGGGTTCTCCTTCAAAAATGAGAATAACTTCCGAGGTATAAAAAATATGCGTGACCGTGCCAGCAAGATAAAAGCCCGTTTTGATATTCAATCTATAGCAAAAGATGGCACATCGGTAGTTTTAAAGAAAAAAATCACCCAATTTGGGTTAGTCAATCTTGAGGCTAAATAG
- a CDS encoding response regulator transcription factor, translating to MNDHTNRITIVEDNEVVRDGFALLIDSVSEHQVVSTYDNCEDALKNLKKDRPDIILMDLELPGMHGVEGTRRIKKQLPEVNIIVITVHANSELVFQALCAGASGYITKNAGHNKLLDAIAEVQKGGAPMSSQIARMVVQSFQKNTDSPLTARETEVLELLAKGKSYTVIADELFVHKETIKSHIKNIYTKLQVNSKADAIEKALRDRLI from the coding sequence ATGAATGACCATACGAACAGAATAACCATCGTTGAAGACAATGAGGTGGTGAGGGATGGCTTTGCCTTACTCATTGACAGTGTGAGCGAGCACCAGGTTGTCAGCACTTATGACAATTGTGAAGACGCACTAAAAAACCTCAAAAAAGACCGACCAGACATCATTTTGATGGACCTGGAACTGCCAGGGATGCATGGCGTAGAGGGTACGCGTCGTATCAAAAAACAGCTGCCTGAAGTCAATATCATTGTAATCACCGTTCATGCCAATAGTGAACTGGTTTTTCAGGCTTTATGTGCCGGAGCTTCGGGTTACATCACAAAAAATGCCGGACATAACAAACTCCTGGATGCCATCGCTGAAGTTCAGAAAGGTGGTGCGCCTATGAGCAGCCAGATCGCTCGTATGGTCGTGCAGTCCTTCCAGAAAAATACAGACTCACCACTTACCGCCCGTGAGACTGAAGTCTTGGAGTTGTTAGCCAAAGGGAAAAGCTATACGGTAATCGCCGATGAACTCTTTGTGCATAAAGAAACCATCAAGTCACACATCAAAAATATTTATACCAAGCTCCAGGTAAACAGTAAAGCTGATGCTATAGAAAAGGCGCTCAGAGATCGCCTGATTTAG
- a CDS encoding retropepsin-like aspartic protease: MSIALTLPRKWMLFILSFIIVLQTKAMTEPNSKIFSLLNGLPYTEIPFRLINDLIIVPVNINGEKDLNFLVDTGTNSPVILHERYVKDLELHLGRKIHFQGAGRGKAVEGTVISCISIQVGDAYAKQMGAVVLQNNPLARLKLKGTTIHGIIGASLFRSFAVEIDYLTQVIRLHEGSGFLEENTFSPHPMQVVMSRPIVRSEARWNDEIHMLNLMIDTGFNHHLLIYDNTSIEESSPKFERLGFGYSGSITGSSSNLPMLKLGKRKLFKVNTFFPTFKAYKADEATISYRDGIIGNALLKQFCVVLDYAHNTFYIREHLGWSPMLVKDEARQEQL; this comes from the coding sequence ATGAGCATAGCATTAACCCTCCCCAGAAAATGGATGCTATTCATCCTGAGCTTTATCATTGTACTCCAGACTAAGGCGATGACTGAGCCAAACAGTAAAATATTTAGCTTGTTAAATGGCTTGCCATATACCGAGATCCCATTTCGCTTAATCAACGACCTCATCATCGTACCCGTAAATATCAATGGAGAGAAAGACCTTAATTTTTTAGTAGATACAGGTACCAACTCACCCGTGATTTTGCACGAACGTTATGTAAAAGACCTGGAACTTCACTTGGGAAGAAAAATACATTTTCAGGGTGCAGGCCGTGGAAAAGCAGTGGAAGGCACTGTGATCAGCTGTATTAGCATACAAGTGGGGGACGCTTATGCCAAGCAGATGGGGGCGGTTGTTCTGCAAAATAACCCATTGGCACGGTTAAAACTTAAGGGAACTACCATCCATGGCATCATTGGAGCTTCATTGTTCCGCAGTTTTGCTGTAGAAATAGACTACCTCACCCAAGTCATCCGCCTACATGAGGGCTCTGGCTTTCTGGAAGAAAACACTTTTTCACCTCACCCTATGCAGGTGGTGATGAGCCGACCTATCGTCCGGTCTGAAGCCCGATGGAATGATGAAATACATATGCTAAATTTGATGATAGACACGGGATTTAACCATCACCTGCTCATTTATGACAATACTTCCATAGAGGAAAGTTCGCCAAAATTTGAGCGGCTGGGGTTTGGCTACAGTGGGAGTATCACCGGAAGTAGTAGTAACTTACCTATGCTGAAGCTTGGTAAAAGAAAGCTTTTTAAAGTAAATACTTTTTTCCCAACCTTTAAGGCATATAAGGCCGATGAAGCTACTATCTCATACCGTGATGGCATCATAGGCAATGCGCTCCTGAAGCAGTTTTGTGTGGTACTGGACTACGCCCACAATACGTTTTACATCCGAGAGCACCTAGGCTGGAGCCCTATGCTGGTAAAAGATGAAGCTCGCCAAGAGCAATTATGA
- a CDS encoding SusC/RagA family TonB-linked outer membrane protein codes for MKVKFYMLMILLAAGVFSAFSLMAQSTVSGKITSSEDENPLPGVNIIVKGTTIGTVTDIDGNYRINVPEGKNTLSFSFIGYVSQDVPVNGRNEINVVLNSDAQQLSEVVVTAVNIEREKRALGYAVTDLDGEKIAQKAEPDPVRALQGKVPGVNIIGGGGAVAAGTNITIRGNSSLLGNNQPLFVVDGVPFDNSTFQTGSFSQGGTTSSNRSFDLDPNNIESMTVLKGAAASALYGSRAANGVIVITTKAGRKGTSKGLEVTYNGSYSVEQVSNLPDYQFQYMQGNNFKYVDGNFGTWGAPFDTNHPAWQNPLNADLILGTDDQGRALVAHPYDRYPDRFPNLVEATVPIEGYNTPEAFFRNGYVFENAVTVSAGNEKANFTAGASRTTNEGIVPNNSVTRTSVNVGGNATLENGIFINGSINYVNTDLTSPPITGLGTAGTSVNERLLFTPPNVNVAGYPIQDAEGNSAFYRPDNDNPYWLARYAPHTSKVDRYYGKVSVGYDLTDWLTVQYQAGFNAYTDRRLNVIPAGSSQWPVGLMTSDDIARSEIDGNLLLTANTNLTEDIGLKVIAGHNANQRTIERQSFQGTGIIVRGIHDMDNLQTVIPNRGGFERVRYQALFADVGLSYKNWAFLNLVGRNDWHSGLPEDERSFFYSGVSGSFVLTDALEIESGFLDFVKIRAGLATSGNDLDPYLTRTVFVTNSALGNNIARLEYPFNSVNVQSLSNQIGNADLKPEFTTEFEVGAEIRLLDNRIGIDFTYYDRWTRDQIVPIDVAPSTGYWTSIANIGQVSNTGVEVGLDLTPIRTSGGFSWNIFSAFTKNKNTVDEIGNGLTEIFVGGFGNAVRIVHREGEPYGQILGSVAARHTDGQLLVDPGTGKLIEKTEFEIIGDPNPDFILGVTNTFSWKGLSLNVLVDWRKGGDMYSDSYTQIFGRGLTTETIPDGPRGREVTLVIPGVLGDPSSQEAVLDENGQVIQNGTQLTVNDWFFINSFGSAGPEEFAVFDASTIRLREVTLSYELPNGLLERTPFGSASIAFTGRNLWYEAYNFPKSLNLDPETSSLGAGNVQNLGASSDGSGNAQGIDFGVIPTTRRFGVNLRLTF; via the coding sequence ATGAAAGTAAAATTCTACATGCTAATGATACTGTTGGCTGCAGGGGTTTTTAGTGCTTTTTCACTGATGGCCCAATCCACAGTGTCCGGTAAGATAACTTCTTCGGAGGATGAAAACCCGCTGCCGGGTGTAAACATCATCGTGAAAGGGACTACCATTGGAACTGTGACTGATATAGATGGTAACTATCGTATCAACGTTCCGGAAGGAAAAAACACATTGTCGTTTTCATTCATCGGTTATGTCTCGCAGGATGTACCGGTAAACGGACGCAATGAAATCAATGTCGTATTAAATTCTGATGCGCAGCAACTTTCTGAAGTTGTTGTTACTGCCGTAAACATTGAGCGTGAAAAAAGAGCCCTAGGCTATGCAGTAACTGACCTTGATGGTGAAAAGATAGCACAAAAGGCAGAGCCTGATCCGGTTAGGGCATTACAGGGAAAAGTACCAGGCGTTAACATCATTGGTGGGGGTGGGGCGGTCGCTGCCGGGACGAATATTACCATACGTGGAAATTCATCATTACTAGGTAACAACCAGCCGCTATTTGTGGTAGATGGTGTGCCTTTTGACAATTCTACCTTTCAGACAGGAAGCTTTTCTCAGGGAGGAACTACTTCTTCCAACCGTTCTTTTGACCTTGATCCTAATAACATTGAGTCTATGACTGTACTTAAAGGAGCGGCTGCTTCGGCACTGTATGGGTCCAGAGCGGCGAATGGGGTGATAGTTATTACGACCAAGGCGGGGCGCAAAGGTACAAGCAAAGGCTTGGAAGTAACTTATAATGGTTCTTACTCCGTTGAACAGGTGTCAAATTTGCCCGATTACCAATTCCAGTATATGCAGGGCAACAACTTTAAATATGTAGATGGAAATTTTGGTACCTGGGGTGCTCCCTTTGATACCAACCATCCCGCCTGGCAGAATCCCTTAAACGCAGACCTGATTTTGGGTACCGATGATCAGGGGAGGGCATTAGTAGCGCACCCTTACGATCGCTATCCTGATCGTTTTCCTAATCTGGTGGAGGCTACCGTTCCTATTGAGGGATATAATACACCTGAGGCATTTTTCAGGAATGGATATGTTTTTGAAAATGCGGTAACGGTCTCTGCCGGTAACGAAAAAGCCAATTTTACTGCCGGTGCTTCCCGAACGACAAATGAAGGAATTGTGCCAAACAATTCTGTGACACGTACCAGCGTCAATGTAGGAGGTAACGCAACTTTGGAGAACGGAATCTTTATCAATGGAAGTATTAACTATGTAAATACTGACCTCACTTCTCCTCCCATCACAGGTTTGGGAACCGCTGGTACCAGTGTCAACGAGCGCCTGCTTTTTACGCCACCCAATGTAAATGTAGCAGGCTATCCTATACAGGATGCGGAAGGAAACAGTGCATTTTATCGCCCTGATAATGACAACCCCTACTGGTTGGCACGTTATGCTCCTCACACTTCCAAGGTAGACCGCTATTACGGTAAGGTATCAGTAGGCTATGACCTCACTGACTGGTTGACCGTACAATATCAGGCAGGATTTAATGCTTACACTGACCGTCGGCTGAATGTAATTCCGGCAGGTAGTAGCCAGTGGCCGGTAGGGCTAATGACCTCCGATGATATAGCACGTTCCGAAATAGATGGCAACCTTCTTCTGACTGCAAATACCAATCTCACAGAGGACATTGGGCTGAAGGTAATTGCCGGACATAATGCGAATCAGCGCACAATAGAAAGACAATCTTTTCAGGGTACCGGTATCATTGTCAGGGGAATTCATGATATGGACAATCTGCAAACAGTGATCCCTAATCGTGGGGGTTTTGAAAGAGTCCGCTATCAGGCGCTATTCGCCGATGTGGGGCTGTCCTATAAAAACTGGGCATTTTTGAACCTGGTAGGGCGTAATGACTGGCACTCAGGACTGCCCGAAGATGAGCGGAGCTTTTTCTACTCAGGGGTGAGCGGCTCTTTTGTACTTACTGATGCGCTGGAGATAGAGTCAGGCTTTCTTGATTTCGTAAAAATAAGAGCAGGTTTGGCTACCTCAGGAAACGACCTTGACCCTTATCTGACCCGTACCGTGTTTGTGACTAATTCCGCGTTAGGAAATAACATCGCCAGATTGGAATATCCCTTTAATAGTGTGAATGTACAGTCCTTGAGCAATCAGATAGGTAATGCTGACTTAAAACCTGAATTTACTACAGAGTTTGAAGTGGGGGCGGAAATTAGGCTGCTGGATAACCGGATCGGGATTGATTTCACTTACTACGATCGCTGGACGAGGGATCAGATCGTGCCTATTGATGTGGCTCCATCTACCGGATACTGGACATCTATCGCGAATATAGGTCAGGTAAGTAATACCGGGGTTGAAGTGGGATTAGACCTTACGCCAATTCGTACCAGTGGCGGGTTTAGCTGGAACATCTTCTCTGCCTTTACCAAAAACAAAAATACAGTAGACGAAATAGGCAATGGCCTGACAGAGATTTTTGTCGGTGGTTTTGGTAATGCTGTCAGGATCGTACATCGCGAGGGAGAGCCCTATGGCCAGATTTTAGGTTCAGTGGCAGCACGCCATACTGATGGCCAGTTGCTGGTAGATCCCGGCACCGGTAAGCTGATTGAAAAGACAGAGTTTGAAATTATCGGTGACCCTAATCCTGACTTTATCCTGGGCGTAACCAATACGTTCAGCTGGAAAGGACTTTCACTCAATGTGTTGGTTGACTGGCGTAAGGGAGGCGATATGTATTCAGACTCTTATACGCAGATATTTGGTCGCGGACTGACTACCGAAACCATACCTGATGGCCCCAGAGGCAGGGAAGTAACTTTGGTTATTCCGGGAGTATTAGGCGACCCCAGCTCACAGGAAGCCGTACTGGATGAGAACGGACAGGTGATTCAGAATGGCACGCAGCTAACGGTAAACGACTGGTTTTTTATCAATTCATTTGGAAGTGCCGGTCCGGAAGAGTTTGCGGTGTTTGATGCTTCTACGATACGCCTTAGAGAGGTTACCCTTTCTTATGAACTTCCCAACGGACTGCTGGAAAGAACGCCCTTCGGCTCTGCCAGTATTGCGTTTACCGGCCGCAACCTGTGGTACGAAGCCTATAATTTCCCTAAAAGCCTGAACCTGGACCCTGAGACAAGCTCTCTGGGTGCGGGCAATGTGCAAAACCTGGGCGCTAGCTCAGATGGTTCAGGAAACGCTCAGGGGATAGACTTTGGCGTAATTCCCACTACCCGTCGTTTTGGAGTAAACCTTCGCTTAACTTTCTAA